Genomic DNA from Opitutaceae bacterium:
CTTCTTGCCCAGGTATTCGGGCGTGCGCCCGACCATCAGGCCTGCGATGAACACGGAAAGCAGGGCAAAGATCAGGATTCCGTAGAGCCCGGCGCCGACGCCGCCGAAGATCACCTCGCCGGTCTGCATGTTGAACAACGGGACGAGTCCGCCGAGAGGCGTGAACGAATCGTGCATCGCGTTGACAGCGCCGCAGGAGGCAGCGGTCGTAACGGTCGCAAAGAGCGTGGAGCCTGGAATGCCGAAGCGGGTTTCCTTGCCCTCCATGTTGCCGTCCGCCGCCGCGACACCGAGCGCCTGATGAACAGGATTGCCGGAAGCCTCGGCCCACCAGGACGTGCAGGCACCCGCGACAAACAGCAGCGTCATCGCGGTCCAGAGCGCCCAGCCATGCCTCTGGTTCCGTGTCTCACGGCCAAAGTAGTAGGTGAGCGCGCTCGGGATGGCCAGGATGGCGAGCATCTGGAGAAAGTTCGAAAGCGGAGTGGGGTTCTCGTAGGGATGCGCCGCATTGGCCCCGAAGAAACCGCCGCCATTCGTGCCGAGGAGCTTGATGGCGATCTGCGACGCCACGGGGCCCTGGGGGATGAGCTGGGAATTGACGGTCTTCGACGTCATCACCGGGGCTCCATCCGTCCCGGTGATGACCTTGCCCTGTGCGTCCACCGCCGGCGATTCCCGGGTGATGGCCTCAAGGGTCTTCGCGGAGACGCAAGGCCTGAAATTCTGGATCATTCCCTGCGAAACGAACGCCAGGGCCAGGACCAGGCAGATCGGGAGCAGCACATAGCAGGTGACCCGCACGATGTCGGTCCAGAAATTTCCGATGCTCCTGGCGGACTTTCTGGCAATGCCGCGGGTGAGCGCCGCGGCGACGCCGATGCCGACCGCCGCGGAGGTGAAGTTGTGGATGGTGAGCGCCACCATTTGGGAAAAATAGGACAGCGTCGACTCGCCGCTGTAGCTTTGCCAGTTGGTGTTTGTCGTGAAACTGGCGGCGGTGTTGAACGCAAGGTGTGCGGATAGGCCGGGCAGGCCCTGTGGATTGAGGGGAAGCAGGTGCTGGTATCGAAGGATGAAATAGGTGAAGAGCATGCCCACGAGGCTGAAGGCGAGCAGTGAGGTCGTGTAACTGATCCAGGTCTGCTCAACCTCCGGCCGAATGCCGCAGATCCGGTAGGTGATTCGCTCGATCGGCTTGACGGCGCGATCGAGGCAGGTTCTGCCGTTCGCATCGAGAACCCGGACAAGGTGCAGCCCGAGGGGTTTTGTCAGGAGCGTGAGTGTCCCGAGGAAGAGGGCGAATTGAAGCCAGTCGCTGGTGTTGTTCATCGCAGTGCCTAGAATTTTTCGGGCCAGAGCACGGCGGCGAGCAGGTAGGCCAGCGTTGCCATGGCGAAGAGAAGGATCAGCGCGGTCTGCATGTGACGGATGTTGATTGTGTTGACCGCGACACTACCGAAGCCGTTCGCAGAGGCGTGCGTACGCCAGGCAGAGGCAGAAGAAGATCACCGTGGTGCCGCTGAATATCAGGTCGCTCATCATGCGCCCATCATGCCACACCGGATTGTCGGCGCATAATTAAGACCAGAGCCGAAAGCATTAAGAAAGTGTTAAGGCCCGCGGATACGGAGCAGCATGGGGTGAGCAGGGGATGAACTTCAGGATTAAAGAGCTTCATGTGGGCGCAGCCGTTGGAACGCGGCAGTCCAATGGGGCCCGATCAGTCGTTCTCAATCACCTGGGCATGACTGCATGTCACCTCCAACGGAGCGGGGGACGCATGATCGAGCAGCCGAGGGGAAAATCGGGTGGAGAGGCACGCTCCGTCGTGACCTGGGGACGCGCATCGCGAAACGACGCCGGAAGGGAGGGTAAATTGGCGGACGGTCGAAATTTTTGGCTTGCGAAACGGTGAGGATGGGTGTTTGTCACGTTTCTGCTCGTAGGGGTGTCCTCCGCGGAGGACTGAGATTGCGGTGCGCTCGGCCGCTCGACCCTTTGAACCTGAAACGGATCATACCGGCGAAGGAAACAAGCGAGGTCGCGTCGCGGGACGCGTCCTTTTTCCGTCTCCCGGGAGTTCGAATTGGGTCGGGCATCATTCAACATGCGACACCCAACACGAATCCTTCTCATCGGCCTCGCCAGTCTCGCGGCCGAAACCAGCGTCCCGGGGCAGACCTCCGCCGATGACGTGGTTGCCCTGGAAAAGTTCCAGGTGACAGGCCTCCCGGTGGAAAAATCGATCAACCCGCTCACGCGTGCGATCTCATCCGTCTTCGGGGACGATCGAAATCCACTCGAGACGGCCCGCTCGGTGAGCACGCTGACGACCGCGCTGTTCAACGAGCGCCAGATTCACGGCGTCAGGGAGATCCTCCTGTATTCACCCGGCAGCTACGCCGGGGCGAGTTATGGAAAAACGACGGTGCCCAACCTGCGCGGTGACACCGCGGAGACCTACCTCAATGGACAGCGGTTGAGCTACAATCTCTACGGGTACTTTCCGTCGTTCAACGGCGTCGAGGCCGTCGACATGGTCCGCGGGCCGGGCTCGGCCGTTTTCGGCGCCGGCTATTTCCAGGGGGGATACGTCAACTATGTGACCAAGCGGCCGCAGTTTTCGCACCCGTCAACGGTGATCACCACCCGTGTCGGAACCTGGGCGCCGGGCGACACCAGTTTTCTGAACGGCTCCGTGCAGATCGACACGACCGCCCCCGTCAGCGACCGCCTGGCGTGGCACCTGAGTCTGGAAGGCATGGGCGGGAAAACCTACTTCAGGAAGAACCATGTGCGGGATGATCGGATTGACGCCTTCGCCGCCGTTTCCTGGAAACCCGCCGAAGGCACCAGCGTGGAGTTTGTGGCACAGTACCTCTGGCAGGCGGCGCCGGAAATCCTCGGCGTGAACAGGCCCAGCCAGGAGCTGATCGACTCCGCGCGCTACTACACCGGGGACTCGGCGGATCTGTCCCCTTATCCCGGGCCGATTCCAGCGACGGGTTCCATCATTCTTCCCCGCGATGCGACGCTCTTTTCGAAGGGGGATTTCTCAAACGCCAATGTCTTCCGCAGTCAGGGCGTGCTCACCCGGATGATTTCACCGGCCCTGACGCTTGTGAACCGCACCCTTGTCGAGCATGTGAACCGGCGCCGGGTGCACAGCTTCGAGTACGCGGAATACGTGACGCAGGACACGGCGGAGAACCGAACGGAGGCTCATGCGAGCTTTTCGCTCGCCGGCATGCCGCAGCGGGTGATAGCGGGGGCGACGGTTCGTTACGAGGGACGCCGGAGCTTCACGAACTATTTCAACGAATACTTCTACAACTTCGACATCACGAATCCCGCGCGTGTGTTTGACGAAAAGAACCGGTATCCCGCCTCCTATTTTCATGGCTTCATCGGACCGGGCGGGCGCGAGTTTTTTCCCGCCAGCTATGACAGTCCTGAAACCGTTCGCAGCGAGACGTGGAATCCCGCGTTGTTCTGGCAGCAGGACATTCAGTTCACGCCGAAACTTTCGGGCACGATCGGCTGGCGCGAGGACGTGTTTTTCGCTCGGGCGCGGGATCCCCTCGAGGATGCGTCGGGAATTTCCTTTCGCGACGCCGAAACGGTCGATGCCCTTTCCGAAGCCTACAGCCTGGTTTATCGCGCGGCGGCCAATATCTCCGTCTATGCCACCCACAACCGCATGCGCTCGGCGCTCGGGAATGTCACGGGAGGAGGCGTGATCCTGAATGTGCCGGATGGGCAGATCAACCGGGACGACTTCCGCAATCTCTCAGAACTGGTGGAGATCGGCGCCAAGGCATCGTGGCTGGAGAATCAGCTCTTCACCGCGACGACGGCGTTCGAGCAGACACGGTCGCGTGTTTCAATCGGTGGGCGCAGGAATGACATCCGCGTGAGCGGGATCGAAATTGAGGCGGTGTACCAGCCGAATGCGCGGCTGCAATGGACGGCGAACGCGACCTTTCAAAATGGCTGCTACCTGCAATCCCGCCCCTTTCAGCTCGGCGGAAGGTCGATCTACGCCGCCTATGCCGCCGGCAGGGGGCCCTATGGAAAGGGAACCGCCGGCGCTGAGTTTGATCCATACGCGAACCAGGTGTCGCCAGGCGACTGGCCGCTGCTGGGGTTTTCAGACACACTGTTGAACGGCAGCGTCCGCTATCGCTGGGAGAACGGGTTTGGGGCGGGAGCCACGATCGCCTGGCAGAGCGAGCAGCCGGGGAATCTCGACAAGGAGTGGATGATCCGCGATCAGTTTCTGATCAATCTGTCGCTGTCGTTTGAAACAAGAAAATGGACCGCCAATCTCGATCTGCTGAATGTCACAAATGAGAGAAACTGGATTCACAATGGCGATGCCTACACCGGCAGCCAGATCGTGTTTGCCGAACTGCCCTTTCGGCTCGAGGGGTACGTCAAGTTTCGCTTTTAGCACGAGAGCGGATTCGATGGCGCTGATGGTGCAGCGGCTGGACTGCGATCCGGTGAAATTCGAAAAGGCCATTCGAAAGCCGGGGCGGTCGTGAGGGCGGGCGGGGTTTCGATCCGGGGGGTGTCCAGACTGTTCCGCTTGGGACGGCGCCTGCTGTGGCTCAACATCATCGCGCTGGGTGTGTTTGGAGGCTGGTATCTGTTTCAACCGGATGGCCGGCAGCGCGAGGTGGCGCAGCTCGTGCACAATGCCTTCATCGCCGAAAAGCATGTTTCGCCCTTCGAGGTGGTCTGGGACATCTGGCAGCTCTACTACGGGGATGATTCCACCGCCGCCCTTCGATTGAACGCCGATCGGCGTCTGGCGATCGGCGGGCTGCCGGATTCAACCGCCTTTCACCACGGCAAGGTCCGCGTCCTGATGAACTCGGCCTACGTCGTCGGGTACAGCGAAACACTGTGCGGTCCGGTGTGGGCGGCCTATCGCATTCAGGATCTTGACCGGTTGGAGCCCGCGCCGCCCCGTCCGGATCACTTTGAGATCGACATGCGGACTCTGGCCAGGGTTTCCCCGGAGGCGTATCGAAAAAGCCACTACGACCGCGGCCACCTGGCGCCGAATCATGCGATCGCCACACGGTTCGGCGAAGCCGCGCAAAGGGAGACGTTCCTGATGTCCAACATCGTTCCGCAGTCGCACGAACTCAACGCCGGTCTGTGGAAGGAACTCGAGCAAAGGATCGCCGGCAACTATCCCGCGCGCTACGGCGAGGTGTGGGTGTTTTGTGGCCCCATCTTCCCCGAGAATCCGCGCCGTCTGTCGAGGCGCGTGGCGATTCCGGACCGCTTCTTCATGATCATCCTCGACGAAGTCGAGGGGCGGCTGCGCAGCCAGGCGTTTGTGCTGCCTCAGGACGCCCCCGCCGGCGCGTCGCTTGCGGCGTATGGCACTTCGATCGACAGGATCGAGGAAATGACCGGACTTGATTTCCTGAGTGAGCTTGATCCCCAGTCCGTCGCGGCCCTTGAGGCGAAAGTCACCCGCACGCCGTGGTGACGGATGTCCCAAGGCGGCGTGCGTGAAGACTGTCAGGATTTGGGAGCGGTTCCGACGGTGCCGGCCTTGATCAAGGTCATCCGATCCGGGTTCACGTGCCTTCGGATTGCGCCATTCACCTGGTCGAGTGTCAGAGCGTCGATCATCGACGGGTAGCGGTCCAGCCAGTCGATTCCGTAGCCGCGGTGGATGGAGATGAGCAGGGAATCCGCGAGACCGTCGGTTGTCGCCATGCCGACCTTGAAGGTTCCGATCAGGTCCTGCTTCACGCGCTGGAGTTCGGCGGCGGTGATGCCGTTGTCATGCCACTTGCGGAGCTCGCGCTCCGTGGAGGCGATGCCCTTGTCGAGCAGTGCGGGACTGAATTCCGCGCTGATCCGGAAATCGCCGTCGGCAAAGGTGTCGTTGCCCTCCGCAGCCCAGATGCTGTAGGTCAGGCCCTCCTTGTCGCGCACGGTCGCCATCAGGCGGCCGGTGAATCCGCGGCCAAGCACGGCTCCCGCCACGCGCATCGCGAGGGCGTCGGGATCGGTGTACTGAAGTTGTGTCGCCTGGCCGAGAATCACGCTCACGTTTGTCTTGTCGGCCATGAAGACGGTCTCTTGGTGAAAGCTGCGCGATGCCCCGGCCCTGGCAAAGGCCGGCAGCGGGGGGCCCCCGCGCCAGCCTTCAAAATGATGCGCAACCTCGGCTTGCAGCGTGGACGGATCGACGTCGCCAACCACAACAAGCGTGAACCTGGCGGGACCGTAGAATGCGGCGTGGAAGTCGCGAACCTGCTGCAGGGTCGCCCCGTTGACGGCTGCAATGAAGTCCGCGGTGGCGGGCGTGTGGTTGGGGTGACCTTCCGGATAGACCGACTGAACGAACACCTCGTTCGCGCGATAGTCGGTGCGCTCCAGCATGCGCTGAAGGTTTCCGGCGAGCTGCTTCTTCAGCTTTTCGAACTCCACCTCCGAGAACGCCGGAAAACGCAGTTGCTCCGCGAGCAGCGACACCACCAAGGGCAGATCCCTGCGCAGGCATTTGCCGCTGATGGTGAGCATGGTTTCATCGACCTTGAACGCGAGCGACGCGCCGACTCCCTCCAGAAGGCCTGCTATGGCAAACTTGTCGTGACGCCGGGTGCCCTTGTCCAGCATGCCTCCGGCGAGTGTTGCGATGGCGGGATTTGACCCGGGGGAGAGCACGTCACCGGCCGGCAGCGATGCGCGGAGGGTGACGACTTCCTTCACGCCTGTCGGGTAGGCGATGACATCGATCCCGGCGACGTTTGCACGGATTGCATGAGCGGCCATCGACGAAGCTCCGGCGGATACGGGCAGGGTTATCGCGAGGAGTGAGCCGGCCGCGGCCGCAACGAGGAATCGCCGCGCCTGGCGCGGCAGCGAAGTGGTGTTTTCCGCAGAGGAGAAGGGATTGAACATGAAACTCATGGAAGTTGGGAGCAATGGCCTCATTTCTCAGTGGATTCGGCGTTCGTTGGAACGAACCAGCCGGTCGTGCTCTGGTCCTCGAGCAGGTAGCGGTTCGCAACGCGGGCGACATCGCCGGCGGCCACCTTTTTCAATGCATCGTTGATCGTGACGAACAGCGTCCAGTCGCCTGTGGCGATGAACTCGTTGATCGCGCTGGCGATCGCGAAGGAGCCGTCGCGGGCAAAGGCGGACGCTGCGAGAAGCTGGTTGACCGCGCTGCTCACCTCGCCCTCGGTGACGCCATCCTTTTTCAGTCTCTCGATTTCTGAGATCATGACCTTCTCCACCTGATCGTGAGTGGCTCCGGGTGCCAGCCAGGCGGAGATCGAGATCAGCGAGGGGTCATGGAACATGCCGGCGTCGCTTTGCACGTTTGTCGTGAGGTTCTTGTCCGTCAGCGCACGGTAGAAGCGGCTGCCCTTTCCGGAGGAGAGTATGGCATTCAGCACCGCGATGGCGGCGGTGTCGGGATCGCGCCCGGAGGGGACCTTGTAGGCGATGCCGACGATGCCGAGCTGGCCGGCGAGTTTGGTGACGACGCGGCGCGGACCGGTCTGGGGGGGTTCGACCGTGTAAACGACGGGAATGGGTTTTGGTGCGCGCGGGTAGGGGCCGTAATATTCTTCGATGAGCGCGAGCGCAGAGGAAGGATCGAAGTCGCCCACGACGGTGACGGTAGCGTTGTCCGGCCAGTAGAAGGTGTTGTAGAATTCGCGCAGCTTCTCGATCGGCACGTTCTCGATGTCGCTGCGCCAGCCAATGGTGGAGTGGTGGTACGGGTGCGCGACGTACGCGGCCGCGGTGATCTCCCGATCGAGCACGCGGAGAGGATCGTTTTCGCCGATCTCGAATTCATTGCGCACGACGGTCATCTCGGGGCGGCGGTCCTCCTCGCGCAACCGCAGGTTGCGCATGCGGTCGGCCTCGAGTTCGACGATCTTCGCCAGATGCTCGCTGCCGAGATTGGCGTAGTAGTTGGTGCGGTCCAGCCAGGTGGTGGCGTTGGAAATGGCCCCGACGCTTTCGAGGAACTGGTCGAGACTCGTGCCCGATTCACGGTTGTGCGAGGGCGTTCCCTTGAACATGAGGTGCTCCAGGAGGTGGGTCGCACCGGTCGTGCCGGTTACCTCGTTGCGGGAGCCGACGCGATACGTCACCATGAAGGTGAGAACGGGGGTCGAGTGGTCTGGAAGGAGCAGCACCTGCAGGCCGTTTCTGTCGAGGGAGTACTCCTGGATGCCGCCCAGGGTGCGGACGTAGCTGAAGCCGGCAACCTTCGCCGGAGGTTCGGACGTGGGCACAGCTGCTTGGAGCGCAAGTGCCGATACTGCCAGGGATGCGGTCAGCCAGGATCTGAATTTCATGGAGAGTTTGAACCACCCTAGCGATGCGAGTTCCCGCGCCAAGCGCGGATCGGCATCAGTGGCGGGTTGCGGATGGCGGTGCGATCCGGGCCAGTTTTTCCCTGAGATGGGTGATGCGCTGCCTGGCCTCATTGTTGCGAACCGCCATGCCATAGGCCGCGGGTTCGCCGACCAGGAACACCTTTTTCCTGCCACGGGTGATCGCGGTGTAGAGAAGGTTCCGCTGCAGCATCATGAAGTGGCCCTTGAGGAGGGGGATGACGACCACCGGAAATTCGCTGCCCTGCGACTTGTGGATGCTGATCGCGTACGCCAGGGCGAGGTCGCTGAGATCGCCGCGGCTGAAATCATGGGTCTGGCCGTCAAAACTGGCCGTGAGTGTTCCCTCCTCAGCGTTGACGCTCTTGACCGTTCCGATGTCGCCGTTGAACAGAACCTTGTCGTAGTTGTTTCTCAACTGGATGACCTTGTCCCCGGGCCGGTATTCAGCGCCGCCCCACTTGATCCCGCGGGAATGGGGATTGAGCTCCGCCTGCAGCCGCGCGTTCAGGTTGCCCACGCCGGCGAGTCCCTTGTGCATCGGCGCGAGAACCTGGACATCCTGCACGGGGTTCAGCCCGTCATGGTGGGCGGGAATGAAGTCGCGGCAGAGCTGGACGACCTTGCCCAGCGCATCCTCGGGGGAGTCGGCGAGAATGAAACTGAGATCGCTCCAGGCGGGGATGCCGGCGACATCCCTGACTGCCGGTGGAATTGAGGCGTCGCCGGCGTTGATGCCGTGTGCGACAGAGACGATGTCGCTTCGCCCCTCCTGGCGGTAGATGACCTGGAGTCGCGTGACGGGAGCGAGGTCGGAGGCGATGAGGTCCTTGAGGACGACGCCGGCGCCGACGCTCGGCAGTTGATCGGTGTCGCCCACGAGCAGCAGGTGCGCCCGCGCCGGAACGGCTTGCAGGAGGGCGGCGGCGAGACGGGTGTCGAGCATGGACGCCTCGTCGACGATGAGGAAGTCGGTTGCCAGCGGATGCGATTCGTTGACGGTGAAGCCGCCTTTCGCCGGATCGAAGCGGAGCAGGCGGTGAATCGTGGAAGCGAATCCGCCGGTGGTCTCCGAGAGCCTCTGGGCGGCGCGGCCAGTCGGGGCGGCGAGGGTGACGCGCACGCGCTTCGCCCTGAGGATCTCGACCAGCGCGCGGATGATCGTTGTTTTTCCGGTGCCGGGGCCGCCGGTGAGGATCGAGAATTTCTGCGCGAGCGCGGTCTGCACGGCGATGCGCTGCTGGTCCGCGAAGGTGAAGCCGGCCTTTTGGCCCGCCCATTCCAGCGCGGCGGGTATCTTGATCGGAGGCAGCGCGCTGGATGCGCTGCGCAGGCGGGCGATGACGTCGGTGATGCGCTGCTCCCACCGGTCGTTGTGAGGCAGTTGGAGGATGCCGGAACCCGGGAGCGGATTCTCCCCCGCGGCGCGGTGGCGGACCATGGCGGAGGTTGTCACCAGATTTTCAATACGCTCCTCAAGGCGGGCGGCCGACGTCTCCAGCAGCGCGGCGCAATGGTCCCTGAGGTCGGCCTCGCGCATGGCGGTGTGGCCCTCGTCCTGCAGGGACTCAAGTCCGTACAGCAGGCCGGCGTCGAGCCGCGGTGGCGCGTCGTTGGCAAAGCCGAGATTGATGGCGATGCGGTCGGCGGTCTTGAACCCGATGCCGTCGATCTCGCGGGCGACGCGGTAGGGCTCGGTCATCAGGATGTTTCTTGCGCCACCGCCGAATTGTTTCACCAGCTTGAGGCACTGACTTGGGGTGACGCCGTAGGTCTGGAGAAAGATGTAGAGCTCCCGGAAGGTTTTCTGCTCCTCCCACGCGGCGCGAATGGCCTTTGCGCGCTTTGGACCGATGCCGGGCACCGAACGCAGTTTCGCGGACTCCTCACTGAGCACGCGCAGGGTGTCTGTGCCGAAGGCGTCGACGATCTTCTCTGCGTATGTTTTTCCAATGCCGGGCACCAGGCCGCTGCCGAGAAACTTCCGGATCCCGTAGACGCCCGCGGGCAGTTCCGAACGAAAGGAGGCGATCTTGAACTGCGTGCCGTGCTGGCTGTGGCGCGTCCATTCGCCGGCGAGAAAAAGCGTTTCGCCGCATTGCACGCCGGGCAGCGTGCCCACGATGGTGACTTTGTCCTGGCCGGATGACTTCGCGCCACTGGACTCATCCCGGCGGAATTCGGCGATGGTGTAGTGGTTTTCCTCGTTAAGGAAGAGGATCCGTTCGAGCACACCGGTGATGCTTGTGGCGGAGGTGGAGGAGTGTGGCGGGGAAGCCAAGGCGATTTCAGACCGTGCCGGTATTGGAATCCTTCAAAGGGGAAATGGCAATTGTCCAGGATTGCCGAAGACGGGGCTGCGTTTGAAGCACGGGCGGCGGCGTTGCGGGTGGGTGGAATGCGGGACCGCCTTGAGTCATCAGCGTGATGCAGGCTCTGCCAGAAGAGCGGCGGTCAGCGAAGTGAGATCGGGAAACACCCGTGATGCACCGGCGGCGAGAAGCTGGCCGGTGTCGTGGGTGCCGGTCGTGACCGCCCAGCAGGGACACTGCGCATTGATGCCAGTCTGCACGTCGAACGGAGAGTCACCAATCATCAGCAGCCGCTCGGCGGGCAGCTTCATTTCGGCGAGTGCATGGGTGAGAAAACGAACGTCCGGCTTGAGCCAGGGAGTGTCGTGCGCTCCGAAAACCCCCTTGAGCCAGTGCGTGATTCCCAGGTGTTCGCAGATGCGGCGGGATGCGGTTCCCAGTTTGTTGGTGAGGACTGCGCACGAGCAGCCCCGTGCTGAGAACGCCGCAAGGGATTCTTTGGCACCCGGAAGCAGGATTACATCATCGAGCATGGTGCGATCGAAGTAGTCGCGGTAGATTGTCAGAGCGTCGGCGAGCTGCGCCTGAGTGACAAATCGAAGCATCGCCCGCTCCAAGCCGCCGCCGACAGCGCTGCGGACCTGTTCCAGCGTGGGGGCGGGCAGGCCCAACTGAGGCAGGGTGTGAACATAGCTTCGATGGATGGCGGCAAAATGATCCACCAGGGTGCCATCGAGGTCGAAGAATGCGGTGCGCGGAGGCATGAGAGGGTCAAAGCTCCCCAAAACTTCAGCACGGGTGCAAGCAGTTTGGCTTTGCCGTGTCGCCTGGACTGGATGATTTTCCGTCAATGCCGGTTTCCCCCGCGACAAATCCCGCGCGAGCCCAGGTGAGCACGCACGATGACTCCCTCATCGTGGAGCTTGGCGGACAGTGGCGCATTGCGGAGGCAAGGCCGGATTTTGCGGACCTGGTCCGGGGCCACAAGCCGGCGGAAGTGGTTCTTCAGATGGACGCCGTACAGTCGTGGGACAGCGCTCTCGTCCTGTTTTTGAATGAAGCCAGGACTTGGGCGAATGATCGGGGGATGCGCTGTGATCTGGCACGCATTCCAGCCGAAATCCAGGCGATGGTCGACAAGCTGCAACAGACGTCGGATTCGACTGGAGGGGCGGGTGGAAGGGCCCGGAAGGATGTGCTGACGCGAGTTGGACTGGCGACCCATGACCTCGCCAAGCGCTCGCGAAGCATGTACACATTCGTTGGCGAATGCGTGCTGAGCGCCTTCCGGCTGGCTCGGCAGCCGCAGCGCTTTCGATGGAGGGACTGTCTTTCGGAGATGCAGCAGTGCGGGGCGATGGCATTGCCGATCGTGAGCCTCATCAGCCTGCTCGTGGGTCTGATCCTCGCGTATCAGGCGGCGGTGCAGTTGCGCCAGTTCGGCGCCGACATCTATGTCGCCGATCTTGTCGGCCTGGCTGTGGTGAGGGAGATGGGACCCATGATGGCGGCCGTGATCATGGCGGGCCGCACAGGCGCGGCCTT
This window encodes:
- a CDS encoding ATP-dependent RecD-like DNA helicase; this translates as MALASPPHSSTSATSITGVLERILFLNEENHYTIAEFRRDESSGAKSSGQDKVTIVGTLPGVQCGETLFLAGEWTRHSQHGTQFKIASFRSELPAGVYGIRKFLGSGLVPGIGKTYAEKIVDAFGTDTLRVLSEESAKLRSVPGIGPKRAKAIRAAWEEQKTFRELYIFLQTYGVTPSQCLKLVKQFGGGARNILMTEPYRVAREIDGIGFKTADRIAINLGFANDAPPRLDAGLLYGLESLQDEGHTAMREADLRDHCAALLETSAARLEERIENLVTTSAMVRHRAAGENPLPGSGILQLPHNDRWEQRITDVIARLRSASSALPPIKIPAALEWAGQKAGFTFADQQRIAVQTALAQKFSILTGGPGTGKTTIIRALVEILRAKRVRVTLAAPTGRAAQRLSETTGGFASTIHRLLRFDPAKGGFTVNESHPLATDFLIVDEASMLDTRLAAALLQAVPARAHLLLVGDTDQLPSVGAGVVLKDLIASDLAPVTRLQVIYRQEGRSDIVSVAHGINAGDASIPPAVRDVAGIPAWSDLSFILADSPEDALGKVVQLCRDFIPAHHDGLNPVQDVQVLAPMHKGLAGVGNLNARLQAELNPHSRGIKWGGAEYRPGDKVIQLRNNYDKVLFNGDIGTVKSVNAEEGTLTASFDGQTHDFSRGDLSDLALAYAISIHKSQGSEFPVVVIPLLKGHFMMLQRNLLYTAITRGRKKVFLVGEPAAYGMAVRNNEARQRITHLREKLARIAPPSATRH
- a CDS encoding HAD family hydrolase; this encodes MPPRTAFFDLDGTLVDHFAAIHRSYVHTLPQLGLPAPTLEQVRSAVGGGLERAMLRFVTQAQLADALTIYRDYFDRTMLDDVILLPGAKESLAAFSARGCSCAVLTNKLGTASRRICEHLGITHWLKGVFGAHDTPWLKPDVRFLTHALAEMKLPAERLLMIGDSPFDVQTGINAQCPCWAVTTGTHDTGQLLAAGASRVFPDLTSLTAALLAEPASR
- a CDS encoding ABC transporter permease, translating into MPVSPATNPARAQVSTHDDSLIVELGGQWRIAEARPDFADLVRGHKPAEVVLQMDAVQSWDSALVLFLNEARTWANDRGMRCDLARIPAEIQAMVDKLQQTSDSTGGAGGRARKDVLTRVGLATHDLAKRSRSMYTFVGECVLSAFRLARQPQRFRWRDCLSEMQQCGAMALPIVSLISLLVGLILAYQAAVQLRQFGADIYVADLVGLAVVREMGPMMAAVIMAGRTGAAFAATLGNMKAGEEIDALESLGIVSIDFLVMPRLVALGIMMPLLAMYANLLGVLGGMFVAKTVLEIPPSAYWVEMQTIVDLSDISTGIIKAVVFGLLIGFSGCLRGLEADRSAAGVGRAATSAVVTSILLVIVADAVFAVVFNILGL